From a single Pyxicephalus adspersus chromosome 11, UCB_Pads_2.0, whole genome shotgun sequence genomic region:
- the LOC140340863 gene encoding uncharacterized protein isoform X1 → MEDRMKLEEPGRRGRRWGAWCPAGSGTNSTGQTGLGSCRGQHLTTCKGLIPKMIHLNWAVGISCFQVFISILAGVTAFTSYWGVIPSKSSHFGLIEECPMDRNSDCNLVGLTGDVINLLSAVMVVGIITSFPYCIVEMVKGLRCHLFLCFVSGLMAILAFAAMIHAIVIFSSVPLYFYYSWSFGLGWLTVILAVGSGVLSYFTRDKTTTDLQISTAMQGNQMAA, encoded by the exons atggaAGATCGGATGAAATtggaagaacccggaagaagaggaagaagatggggtGCCTGGTGTCCAGCCGGCTCCGGAACAAACAGCACAGGACAGACTGGACTAGGATCGTGTAGGGGTCAACATCTtaccacctgtaaag GTCTAATTCCAAAGATGATCCACCTCAATTGGGCCGTTGGCATTTCATGCTTTCAGGTGTTCATCAGCATCCTTGCAGGGGTGACTGCATTCACATCCTACTGGGGAGTCATCCCATCCAAGTCCTCACACTTCGGCTTGATTGAAGAATGTCCAATGGATAGGAATTCCGATTGTAATTTAGTAGGTTTGACAG gtgaCGTCATAAACCTTCTATCCGCTGTCATGGTTGTGGGGATAATCACTTCATTCCCATACTGTATTGTGGAAATGGTCAAGGGTTTGAGATGCCATCTATTTCTCTGCTTTGTGTCAGGCCTGATGG cTATCCTGGCTTTCGCGGCAATGATTCATGCAATTGTCATTTTCTCCAGCGTCCCCCTATACTTCTATTATTCCTGGTCCTTCGGATTGGGATGGCTGACGGTGATCTTAGCAGTTGGATCTG GAGTGTTGAGCTATTTTACCCGTGACAAAACAACTACAGACCTTCAAATATCCACAGCAATGCAGGGAAACCAAATGGCAGCTTAA
- the LOC140340863 gene encoding uncharacterized protein isoform X2 yields the protein MEDRMKLEEPGRRGRRWGAWCPAGSGTNSTGQTGLGSCRGQHLTTCKGLIPKMIHLNWAVGISCFQVFISILAGVTAFTSYWGVIPSKSSHFGLIEECPMDRNSDCNLVGLTGDVINLLSAVMVVGIITSFPYCIVEMVKGLRCHLFLCFVSGLMGVLSYFTRDKTTTDLQISTAMQGNQMAA from the exons atggaAGATCGGATGAAATtggaagaacccggaagaagaggaagaagatggggtGCCTGGTGTCCAGCCGGCTCCGGAACAAACAGCACAGGACAGACTGGACTAGGATCGTGTAGGGGTCAACATCTtaccacctgtaaag GTCTAATTCCAAAGATGATCCACCTCAATTGGGCCGTTGGCATTTCATGCTTTCAGGTGTTCATCAGCATCCTTGCAGGGGTGACTGCATTCACATCCTACTGGGGAGTCATCCCATCCAAGTCCTCACACTTCGGCTTGATTGAAGAATGTCCAATGGATAGGAATTCCGATTGTAATTTAGTAGGTTTGACAG gtgaCGTCATAAACCTTCTATCCGCTGTCATGGTTGTGGGGATAATCACTTCATTCCCATACTGTATTGTGGAAATGGTCAAGGGTTTGAGATGCCATCTATTTCTCTGCTTTGTGTCAGGCCTGATGG GAGTGTTGAGCTATTTTACCCGTGACAAAACAACTACAGACCTTCAAATATCCACAGCAATGCAGGGAAACCAAATGGCAGCTTAA
- the LOC140340865 gene encoding lens fiber membrane intrinsic protein-like, protein MLCGNVVGLTCSCLSFILGLTGILSDYWLVNFGSGLFHEGIWQQCTNNVCAKITGRAYIDATRALLILSTVMLLSAMLFSCLTFLSFHAGKFTASLLAGTMEVLSAIFLIIGMVVYTLETAHNVLNSSYNYQWSFFLCWTSGVLITVAATSHILAHKSTPQAGYESM, encoded by the exons ATGTTGTGTGGAAACGTTGTCGGGCTCACCTGCTCCTGTCTGAGCTTCATTTTGGGGCTCACTGGCATCCTCAGCGACTACTGGCTGGTGAATTTTGGGTCAGGGCTCTTCCATGAAGGTATCTGGCAGCAATGTACCAATAACGTTTGTGCTAAAATCACCGGCAGAG CGTATATTGATGCCACGCGTGCCCTTCTCATCCTGTCCACCGTTATGCTCCTATCTGCCATGCTATTTTCCTGCCTCACATTTCTCAGTTTTCATGCCGGAAAGTTCACCGCCTCCCTTTTAGCCGGTACTATGGAAGTTCTATCAG CGATTTTCCTGATCATCGGAATGGTGGTGTACACTTTGGAAACGGCTCACAATGTCTTGAATAGCTCCTACAACTACCAGTGGTCATTCTTCCTCTGCTGGACCTCTGGGGTGTTAATAACAGTTGCAG CAACTTCTCACATCCTGGCGCACAAATCAACGCCACAAGCCGGCTACGAATCCATGTGA